The following nucleotide sequence is from Agromyces sp. SYSU T00194.
ACCTGTCGTGACGGCCGCCGCACCCGCTGCTCGTGCCACCAGACCGGGCGAGTACCCGGACCAGAGAGAGGAGTACGCATGCACGACGAACCCACCGGCGGGGAGGACCTGCCCGCGCGGCGGCGCTGGATGCGCGCGGCGGCGCGCACGCGGCTGCGCCTGGCGCAGGAGCGCGGTGCCGCGACGGCCGAGTACGCGGTGGCGACCATGGCGGCGGTGGGCTTCGCCGGCCTGCTGGTCCTCATCCTGCGCGGCGACGAGGTGCGCGGCATCCTCACCGACCTGGTGCGCGATGCGCTCACCGTCGGCTGAGACCGGCCGTGCCGGCGACCGGGGGAGCGTGGCGGCGGAACTGGCCGCCGCGCTCCCCGCGGTCGCGCTCGTGCTGGCGGCCTGCCTCGGCGGCGTCGGCCTCGTCGCCCGCCAGGTCGTGCTGGCGGATGCGGCCGCCGGCGCCGCCCGCGCGCTGGCACGCGGCGAGGACGAGTCGCGAGCGCGTGGGCTCGTCGAGCGGGCGGCGCCGCGTGCGGCGGTCGGCGTGGAGCGGGACGGCGACTACGTGTGCGTCCGGCTGCGCGAGCGGGCGCCGTTCGCCGCGCTCCCGATCGATGTCACGGCACGATCGTGCGCGCTCGACGGCGGGTGGTGACGTGCGATCGGAACGCGGCGCCGGATCGGTGCTGGCGCTCGCCGTGGTCGGCGCGACCAGCGCGCTGGCGTCGGCCGTCCTCGCTGCCTGCGCCGTGCTGCCCGCCGGCCGCATGGCGGCGAACGCGGCCGACGCGGCGGCCCTCGCCGCAGCCGATGCGGCCGCCGGGGCGGTCGGCGGCCAGCCGTGCGCACGCGCCGCCGAGGCGGCGGCCCGGAACGGCGCGGTGCTCGAGGCGTGCGCGCTCGACGGCCTCATCGCCGAGACCGGCACGAGCGTCACCATCGCCGGGTTGCCCGTGGGCGCACGTTCCCGTGCCGGACCACCCGGTGGGGCGTCCGTGCCCTGACCCGACTCAGTTCAGTCGAAGACCGCTTCGATGTAGCGGTACGAGACCGACGACGGCCGGTTCGCGTGCTCGGCGTCGAACTCGACGCCCGAGCCGCGAGAATAGATGTAACGCTTGCCGCCCGACTCGGCCGGGATCTCCAGCCGTGGCTTCGGATCGCCCGAGTCGAGGAACGCGACCGTGATGGTCTTGCCCTCGAGCGGCCCGTCGGTCAGCTTCGCCGTGTACGTGCCTGCGGTTGACGTGTCCATATCGCCATTGTCCTCCCGCTGGCGGCGCTCGCAAGGGGTGGCTCCCGGTGTGTATGTGTATGGTGTGCGATGAACGGGAGGGGTGCTCCCGCGAAAGGAGTCCGGTGCCGGGCAAGAAACTGGTCATCGTCGAGTCGCCGACCAAGATGAAGTCCATCGCCAGCTATCTGGGCGAGGGCTACGAGGTGCTGTCCTCGGTCGGTCACATCCGCGACCTCGTCGAGCCGAAGAACCTCCCGCCGGAGCTCAAGAAGGGCTCGATGGGCAAGTTCTCCGTGGACGTGGAGAACGGGTTCGAGCCGTACTACGTCGTCTCCGACTCCAAGAAGAAGACGGTCGCCGAGCTCAAGCGCGCACTGAAGGGCGCGGACGAACTCCTGCTCGCCACCGATGAGGACCGCGAGGGCGAGGCCATCGCGTGGCACCTCCTGCAGGAACTGAAGCCGAAGGTGCCCGTGCGCCGCATGGTCTTCCACGAGATCACCAAGGACGCGATCCTCGCGGCCAAGGACCACACCCGCGAGCTCGACACCGCCCTCGTCGACGCGCAGGAGACGCGGCGCATCCTCGACCGCCTCTACGGGTACGAGGTCTCGCCCGTGCTCTGGCGCAAGGTCGGCCCCGGCCTCTCCGCGGGCCGCGTGCAGTCCGCCGCCACGCGCCTGGTGGTCGAGCGCGAGCGCGAGCGACTCGCGTTCGTCGCCGCGTCCTACTGGGACCTCACGGCCACCTTCGCCGAGTCGGATGCCGCGGACGCGACCGCGTTCGAGGCGCGCCTGGTGCGCCTCGACGGCAACCGCGTGGCCACCGGCCGCGACTTCGACGACGCCGGGCGGCTGAAGAACGACGCGGTCGTCCTCGACGAGGCATCCGCTCGTGCGCTGACCGCCGCGCTGCGCGCCGACGCCGTGCCGTCGACGGTCGCGAAGGTCGAGTCCAAGCCCTACTCCCGCAAGCCGGCCGCGCCGTTCACCACGTCGACGCTCCAGCAGGAGGCCGCCCGCAAGCTGCGGTTCTCGGCCCGCCAGACCATGTCGGTGGCCCAGTCGCTCTACGAGAACGGCTACATCACCTACATGCGCACCGACTCGCCGTCGCTGTCGAAGCAGGCGATCGACGCCGCGCGCGCCCAGGCCGTCTCGCTCTACGGCGCCGACTCGATCCCGGCGTCGCCGCGCATCTACAAGGGCAAGAGCAAGAACGCGCAGGAGGCGCACGAGGGCATCCGGCCGTCGGGCGACACCTTCCGCACCCCCGCGTCGCTCGCCTCGACCCTGCGGGGCAACGACTTCAAGCTGTACGAGCTGATCTGGAAGCGCACCGTCGCCTCGCAGATGGCCGACGCGAAGGGCAAGACGGCGACGCTCACGATCGCCGTCGGCCCGACCGCCTCCGACACGGCGGTGGCCGCGGATGCCCCCGCGCCGACGTCGCCCCGCCCCGAGCTGGCCGGCGCGACCGCCGAGTTCACGGCGAGCGGCACGGTCATCACGTTCCGCGGGTTCCTCGCCGCCTACGAGGAGGGCAAGGACGAGGAGCGCAACGCCGACGACAAGGCGGGCAACGCCAAGCTGCCGCCGCTCGAGGAGGGCCAGTCGATCACGCTGGCGAACCTCGAGTCGAAGGACCACGAGACCAGCCCGCCCCCGCGCTTCACCGAAGCGAGCCTCGTGAAGCGGCTCGAGGAACTCGGCATCGGCCGTCCCTCGACGTTCGCGTCGATCATCTCGACCATCGTCGACCGCGGCTACGTGACCCCGCGCGGGCAGGCGCTCGTGCCGAACTGGATCGCGTTCAGCGTCGTACGGCTGCTCGAGGAGCACTTCACCGACCTCGTGCAGTACGACTTCACCGCCGAGATGGAGGAGGACCTCGACCGCATCGCCGGCGGCGACGCCGACCGCGTCGACTGGCTCAAGGGCTTCTACTTCGGCACCGACGACTACCTGGGCCTCCGGCAGATCATCGACAACCTGGGCGACATCGACGCGCGCAGCATCAACTCGATCCCGATCTCCGACGACATCACGCTGCGCATCGGCCGCTACGGGCCGTACCTCGAGACCCCCGACCCCGAGGCCGGGCCGGATGCCCCGCCGCGGCGCGTGAACATACCCGCCGAGCTCGCGCCCGACGAACTCACCGAGGCCAAGGCCCGCGAACTCGTCGACGCGCCGGTGCAGGGCGACCTCGTGCTCGGCCTGAACCCGGAGAACGGCAAGCAGGTCGTCGCCAAGGACGGCCGCTTCGGCCCGTACGTCACCGAGCTCGAGCCCGAGCCCGAGCCCGAGCCGGAGGCGGCGCCCGGGGCGTCCGTCGACCCGAAGACCGGCGAGGTGCTCGAGGCGCCGAAGAAGAAGCCCGCGAAGAAGGCCGCCGCGCCGAAGCCGCGCACGGCGTCGCTGTTCAAGTCGATGGACCTGCAGTCGATCGACCTCGACACGGCGCTCCGGCTGCTGTCGCTGCCCCGCACCGTCGGCGACGACCCCGAGTCGGGCGAGCCGATCACCGCGCAGAACGGTCGCTACGGACCGTACCTGAAGAAGGGCACCGACACCCGCTCCCTGCCGAGCGAGGATGCCATCTTCGACATCGACCTCCCCGGGGCGCTCGAGCTGTACGCGCAGCCCAAGTACGGCGCGCGTCGCGCGTCGAGCTCGCTGAAGGAGTTCGACGCCGACCCCGTGAGCGGCAAGCCGATTCGCGTGAAGGACGGCCGCTTCGGCCCCTACGTCACCGACGGCACGACGAACGC
It contains:
- a CDS encoding helicase, with the translated sequence MRSERGAGSVLALAVVGATSALASAVLAACAVLPAGRMAANAADAAALAAADAAAGAVGGQPCARAAEAAARNGAVLEACALDGLIAETGTSVTIAGLPVGARSRAGPPGGASVP
- the topA gene encoding type I DNA topoisomerase, encoding MVCDEREGCSRERSPVPGKKLVIVESPTKMKSIASYLGEGYEVLSSVGHIRDLVEPKNLPPELKKGSMGKFSVDVENGFEPYYVVSDSKKKTVAELKRALKGADELLLATDEDREGEAIAWHLLQELKPKVPVRRMVFHEITKDAILAAKDHTRELDTALVDAQETRRILDRLYGYEVSPVLWRKVGPGLSAGRVQSAATRLVVERERERLAFVAASYWDLTATFAESDAADATAFEARLVRLDGNRVATGRDFDDAGRLKNDAVVLDEASARALTAALRADAVPSTVAKVESKPYSRKPAAPFTTSTLQQEAARKLRFSARQTMSVAQSLYENGYITYMRTDSPSLSKQAIDAARAQAVSLYGADSIPASPRIYKGKSKNAQEAHEGIRPSGDTFRTPASLASTLRGNDFKLYELIWKRTVASQMADAKGKTATLTIAVGPTASDTAVAADAPAPTSPRPELAGATAEFTASGTVITFRGFLAAYEEGKDEERNADDKAGNAKLPPLEEGQSITLANLESKDHETSPPPRFTEASLVKRLEELGIGRPSTFASIISTIVDRGYVTPRGQALVPNWIAFSVVRLLEEHFTDLVQYDFTAEMEEDLDRIAGGDADRVDWLKGFYFGTDDYLGLRQIIDNLGDIDARSINSIPISDDITLRIGRYGPYLETPDPEAGPDAPPRRVNIPAELAPDELTEAKARELVDAPVQGDLVLGLNPENGKQVVAKDGRFGPYVTELEPEPEPEPEAAPGASVDPKTGEVLEAPKKKPAKKAAAPKPRTASLFKSMDLQSIDLDTALRLLSLPRTVGDDPESGEPITAQNGRYGPYLKKGTDTRSLPSEDAIFDIDLPGALELYAQPKYGARRASSSLKEFDADPVSGKPIRVKDGRFGPYVTDGTTNATIPRGDTVEEITFERAAELLQIKRDKGPAKPRAGAAKKAPAKKAPAKKAPAKKSTTAKATTAKQATGTSTSSAKPSTTTRKATTAKASGSTDPAS
- a CDS encoding DUF4244 domain-containing protein — translated: MRAAARTRLRLAQERGAATAEYAVATMAAVGFAGLLVLILRGDEVRGILTDLVRDALTVG
- a CDS encoding TadE family type IV pilus minor pilin, which codes for MAAELAAALPAVALVLAACLGGVGLVARQVVLADAAAGAARALARGEDESRARGLVERAAPRAAVGVERDGDYVCVRLRERAPFAALPIDVTARSCALDGGW